The genomic DNA TCACCAATTGTGCAACGCTGTCTTCCGGCAAACCCGCATCCCCATAATCTCCTATGATTGCAAAAACCTGAGCAGAAACCTGAGAAACGGAAAATGTAAACAGAAAAGCGGTTACAAAGAGATATGATTTTGCAAGAGAAGAATATTTCATGTATAATTATATTTCTTTCGCTCCTAAAAAGAGAATAGGATTTTCAAGTAATGCCTTTAGCGTTTGCAAAAAATCTGCTCCGGTTGCGCCATCCACCATACGGTGGTCGCAGGATAAAGTCAGTTTCATCGTAACACCCGGAACAATTTTCCCATCCTTCACCACAGGAATTTCTTTTATTCCTCCTACAGCAAGAATACAGGCATCGGGAGGATTGATGATAGCGGTAAACTCTTCAATGCCGAACATCCCCAGATTTGAAATCGTAAATGTGTTTCCTTCCCAGTCTTTCGGCTGAAGTTTTTTCTCTTTTGCCTTCTGTGCGAAATTTTTTACTTCGTCAGCGATTTGAGAAAGAGTTTTTCCATCTGCAAATTTTACGACAGGAACAATTAATCCTTCTTCCACCGCCACAGCAACTCCTATATGAATGTGATTGTTATAGCGGATTACATCTCCGAGCCACGAAGCATTTACTTTCGGATGTTCGCGAAGCGCGGCGGCTGCAGCTTTAATGATCAAATCGTTGTAAGAAATTTTTGTAGATGAAACCGCGTTAATGGTCTCGCGCATTTTCACCAGCTCTTCCACGTTTATTTCCATCGTGAGATAGAAATGCGGTGAAGTGGATTTGCTTTCGCTCAAACGTTTGGCAAGCGTCTTGCGCATTTGCGAAACGGGTTCATCAGTGTAA from Bacteroidota bacterium includes the following:
- a CDS encoding pyruvate dehydrogenase complex dihydrolipoamide acetyltransferase produces the protein MAEIVRMPKLSDTMTEGTVSKWLKKVGDKIKSGEILAEIDSDKATMEFESFYDGTLLYIGTPDKKSAPVDSILAIIGKEGEDVAKILDEEKKKQPSKQSTVDSKQETKKEKPTTSPVEKEKKVEQIAAQPVERATSTISDSMIKASPLAKKLAKEKNIRLSLIGGSGDEGRVIKKDIESYLHYSAISPSNGGGKGEAKESYTDEPVSQMRKTLAKRLSESKSTSPHFYLTMEINVEELVKMRETINAVSSTKISYNDLIIKAAAAALREHPKVNASWLGDVIRYNNHIHIGVAVAVEEGLIVPVVKFADGKTLSQIADEVKNFAQKAKEKKLQPKDWEGNTFTISNLGMFGIEEFTAIINPPDACILAVGGIKEIPVVKDGKIVPGVTMKLTLSCDHRMVDGATGADFLQTLKALLENPILFLGAKEI